Sequence from the Mixophyes fleayi isolate aMixFle1 chromosome 4, aMixFle1.hap1, whole genome shotgun sequence genome:
AAGGAATGTATATTGCCTGTCTATAATAATCTTCTGGTGTGGAGACTGGAATATTAGCTCtatgcatttgattttttttggttATACGGGGTAATTCTATTGCAACATCTGGCTTTGACAAAACTTGTGATGCTTTAGAAAATATACTTGAAAATTCTTCATTGCAGTTTACACGCTGTTTATTCAAAACCGACAGAAGATCCGTGACAAGGGCAGCAGCGCCAGTCAAGTCTACAGTTTTCTTCTGGAACAGCCTGCTAAGCGGTAAACACAATGTAAATATCGCGAGTTGGCAGTGCAATGCCACTACAAACTCAATGTTTTGTAGGGCGCTTAGCAAGGCCTGGGCTTTAAAGGATGATGCTGGTTCTGTCCATTGAGATATATATTCAAGTGCTTCAACAATTTTCTCTATTTGGTCAAGAAACTGGATTAAGCATTCACTTCTTTCCACCCAGTGTGTTTCGCACATATCCTTTAATTGAGCATTTACAACATTCAAAAGAACATGGTTCCGCTGAGGTGAAGCATTAAAGAAATGTGCAACTTCCTTGATGATGCCGATACAGTTGCGTATACTCTGAACTTTTGAAGTCTTGGACATGGACAAGTTTATGGTATCATTAAAGCAAGGGCATCTAGTGGCATACTTGGCCTCCTTTTGTATTTCTGCAACAGCACCCAACTGCTCCGATATCATCAGGGAACATCCATCTGTACCTATCCCAACACAGTTCATCAAATCTaaatttaactttttaatttGCCTGATCACTAGCTGTCCCAAAACTTTGCCACTCACTTTAGGCTCAAAAGATGGTGATGAATCTTTGAAACACGACTCATGAACATTTTCAAACGCAATGAAATCTTCATGTCTTTGGTTCTTGTATACATAGCTCAAACAAAGACTCAACTGAGAACTATGGGAAATATCTGTTGTTTCATCAAATATAACACAGTAATATTTAGACTCCTTGACACGCTCCAGAATGACTCTCCTAATTTCTTCCGCACAACATTCAGTCAGCTGGTTTTGTGTATTTTCGCTGATATATGCTGCATTTGAATGTGTGTTCTCCAGGTGATTTGCAAGAGCAGTACCCCCACTGTTATCTTTAAACTGCAGCAACTCTCTAAAATTTCCTTCATTCATCAGCGGTTCTGTGTCAGCTTCTTTACATAGCTCTCCATCATCCCTATGCCCTCGTAGAGGAATATTTTGTCTGCCAAGGAACAGAATGGTTTCGACTATAGGCTTCAATCTTTGTCTGTTCTCTTGGATCTGCTGTAGTCGCTGTGAACTAATCCTGTTCATAACATTCCTCTCTGGTGCACAATGGGTATTCAGAAAGTCTTTAGCTGCTTGCACAGAATTCCTGTGGTATTGCCGCTTCTCATGAGTGCACAGATCTCCATCTTTGCCTAGCAGCTTTGCAAAAACAGTCAGGGGCTTCTTTACAAGCTTCTGAAGAGTAACGTGTTTGTGGGAGCCCCCCATTGTTGCAGTAAAAAACAGGGCACAATATTTACAGAAGACTCCTTTTTTAGCATCTGAGTATATCAACCACGGAAAACTGTCCAGGTGAGATTGATTTAGAAACCTTTTTTCCTGCTTCCCTTTCTTATTATGAGTTGAAAATGGTAGTTTGAATCCAAGTGAAGGCTTCCATGGTCTCTCCAGAAGCTCACATTTCAAATGATCATCGATAGTAGAAATGGATTCAATGTAGTTTCCGATATCATTCTTTTGCATGCTGTCACATGCTTGAAAACAATCTTCAGGATATTCAACGCTTAATTCACTATCTTTTTCCACCTTAAAGAGGTCTTTATCTTCTACTCTCTTCTTTGCTATGAATAAATCCATGGTTTGTTGGCTGCGCTTCATTTCTTGGCTTGTAATCttatggcagaaaaaaaaaatatatggagaagtggattattacaataaatgtacggGAAGGtggacacatacatatatacacacaaacacattataatatatatatatatatatatatatatatatatatatacatacatatacatacacacagacacatcatcatttatttatatagcgccaacatattccgtagcgctttataattggggcaaacatagtaaactaataaacaaactgggtaaaacagacaaagaggtgagaaggacctgctcgcaagcttacaatctattggacaatgggagtttgacacatgaggttaagtctacatttgcagttggcccagccagactgcaaaggtaaaagtgactcataagctaaatgatcctgtcacacaacaatggtgatcaaggggtagttgtataacaggtggtaatagggtaatgtactgaggttaagagggtggttgaggaatattataagcttgtctgaagaggtgggttttcagagaatgcttgtagactagaggagagtcttattgtgcgagggagagaattccatagagtaggtgcagcccagaaaaagtcctgtaattgggaatgggaggatgtaatgagtgtggatgagagacacagatcttgtgcagaacggagttgccgagttggaagatattttgtgacaagagaggagatgtatgttggtgcatctttgttgatggccttgtaggttagtaagagtattttattttggattcggtagaaaacaggcaaccagtgtagagacatacagagtgatgcaacagaggaataacgatttgcaaggaaaatcaatcttgccgcagcgtgcaaaatagattgtaggggtttgagtctgtttttgggaaggccagtaaggagggaattgcaatagtcaatgcgggagatgataagtgcatgaattaaggtttttgcagtgtcttttgtgagatatgtgcgaattctggaaatgtttttttagatgtatgcaacatgatttagatatagagtcaatgtggggaaaaaaaggatatgtgcgagtcaaggattacacctaggcagcgaggttgtggggtgggatttatggtcatgttatcaacagaaacagaaatgtcaggtatgttcttgttggtgggtgggaataaactctgttttagaaagattaagtttgagttggcgagaagacatccaagatgaaatagcagaaagacaatcagttacacgggacacagatgtcgagagatcaggagaggatagataaatttgggtatcatccgcatagagatgatactgaaatccaaaggaagttattagatttccaagagaagcggtgtagatagagaacagcagaggacctagcactgagccttgcggtactttaactaataaaggaagcgaagcagaggtggatccagagaagtatacacacacatatatacacatgataGTGGGACCTATATATCAGTCAGCCATTTTAAATCACACAAAGTCATCATTGTTACACAAATTAAAAAACGTTACTTCTAATATAGATAAAGACAACAAAGCAGTTGCATTTTATAAACACTGTATGCACTATCACTTCTTTAGGtcactattttatattttgctatcaTTTACAAATTgagatttatttatgttttgtggcAAATAATAAagatttcatttttcttttttaaatggtaCACTTAAACACACTGGGGCTGCAGCTGCCATGGAGGACAGACACACAGAAAATCACCTACAGCTCAAACTTCATAATCCACTCTCCTACTCGCCCCCTTTCTAAAGAAATCAGTAACACACCATAACTTACAGTTCTCGCTCTGTGATAAGCTGCCCCAGAGATACCACACTAAATGCACAAAGCGGTGCTACCCACTCCACTTACTAGGCTGGCTGGTCCCCTGGTCTCTGGATGTAAGAGTACAATGAGCGCTGCATGCAGGGAGGACGACTGTAAACAAGTGGGAGTGGGAAGCACAGCTCCTTCTTACTTCCTGTGTACACAGCACCCGTTTCCGCCCCCAGACTGTACTGTGTAATCATTGGTCAACTAATGTTAGTCCCGCCCCCCACCAGACAGACTAAACTGTCATTGGGTCactaaaataaatgacatttCCTCCCTTCTCATTGGGCCTCCAATCAGAGTGTAATATATTAGTGACGAATGCCTGCTGCTGCGTGAAATGAATGCATGCGAAGCCTGGTGATTCCCTCCTCCCAGTCTGCTACGTCATTCAGCCCAGCACCCAGCGGTGAGGGAGAGAACGCCAGTCCgtggggagggggcggggctggTGTCCTGTCGGCAGTGAGTTTGTACTATACAGTAATGGCGGTGTTTAAGGGGGTGATCGCCCCAATCCCCTCCCCTGAATCCGCCTCTGTGTGAAATTAAGATTTTTCTCAATGTCACACAGATACAAGATAGCTCATTGTTTACACTGGTACATATGTGTATTAGAAAAAGGGCAACTTACCTAATATCATATGGTGTTTGGCCACAGGACGATCCTGATTAAATCATAGTGGAGTCCATCGATGTGTCCCTATAGGTTCATGTGGTGCTGGGCGGATTAATAGATCGCAGAGCTCATTGAGTGTAGTCAGGCAGAAGTAGTCGATGCTCAGTAATGGCGGCTTCCTTGCTGTCATCTGTCCGGGGTCTCCGTCTCTTCTGCGGCTCTCAGTCGTCTCTGCTCGGTTGCCGGGGCTTGCGGGCCCGCACCCCAGTAACCCCTTATCCCGGGGATGACACTGATGTGGAGAGTGATGTGGAGCTGGATATGACTGAAGATCAGGCTATACAGAGGTACAGTCATCTACCTGTAGTACATGTGGTAACTGTATTGTACACCAATACCAAGGACGGATGTATTCTATATTTGAGTTAAAGTGAAGTCTCTCCATGTACAAGTCAGGGGAGAGTGGGCTTTTATGCAACTGGTGTGCAGGAAAATGGTTATTTGCAAAACCTATCAGAATGTAATCATCAGTTCACCTTATAGGCCAACATGCAGTGTCCTGCTGTCACCTGCTAACTGAAATAAATGACTGATTAATGGTGTTGCCATAAAGAATGGTTGCAGCTTTATTTCCAATGGAAACAATGAACACAGGGAAAGCGGCATGCAAGTTTTATCAATTCCCCAAATTGGGGTGTGTTGTGTCCACCATGTGAGCACCAAAAGTACACACCCCCTAGTTTGCGTATGACACGCCACCCATGAAGGCCTAACTGTTGGAAGCTGGAGCCAGGCACATGACTGCTTTTTCATTGTGATTATGTATTCTGTATTCTTCTGCTATATACCTATACCTAGTGCACCGCTTACCCCTGCCTGGCAACTGTAACAAAACAAAAGGAAGAGAGTCACTGTTAACACTACCAgggaagtaaatatatatatatatatatatatatatatatatatatatatatatatatataatgcaggggcaaacacaggatttgtagaggggggtttccacaccacgccaccagtgggcgtgaccagcatgaatGGGGgcctggctataattttagagagtgcttggctgctctccaactcttcctatccctataatatacatgggcaatgctgtgtgcaccactgttttcaagcagggtccagcaacctcaattatacagtgccccaggcttggaggggggtttccaggcattaggaaaccccccccccctcggtttgcctattatatatatatatatatatatatatatatatatatatatatatatatatatatcatacttaccaactttctcatcttgaaatccgggagcctgcggaggaggtagGCGTAAcaggggcggggctccaaaaattgcacgtcattttggacccgcccccatgacgtgatgacgcaaaacgcgtcactTGACAGCGGTGGCGGGGCCAAACGGTGCGATTCACctggaatcgcagcatttgggacttaattttgcccacttcactaggaagtgggcagaacaatccagatgcgggagattgccacactcgcccgggagtccgggagtctcccggacattccggaagagttggcaagtatgatatatatatatatatatatatatatatatatatatatatatatatatatatatatatatatatatatatatatatatatatatatagcatgcaTTCTGACTCTCCCATGTTTCCAGGTCAGCATGCCATTGGTCCCAATTAAACATCAATAATACAACAGTTTGACAACAAAACAGAAACATAAATGACTCTATACTGGTGCTTCTCATACACTGCCTGTCCACCTCTATGCTCCAGCCACCCCTCCTTGAGCTTTGGTCGCTGCTTACTGACCCCACTTTGCGAAAGGGAGAATGGGTTTCCTTGCTTGCCCCCCTTTCCTGTAGCCGctgggatgattttttaataaatttttctgaaaaatcatctgtcataTAATTAACAcggaaaaaaacattaataaattggcCCCTTTGTCATACATCTATAAGAAAGTGTCACAATTTGAAAAACATACATGGTGTAAGAACAACACAAATTAGCACAATAGGTGCTTGTTTGCTCTGAAGTCAAATACAGAAATTGAGTTGGTGACTGTTTTTGTGAACTTTTCATAGCAAATTGAATGTTTTTGATCTCCTTTTACATAGCGCACTGAAGAGGCGACAGAAAGCAATCCTGTTGAAACGAATGAAAAGAGAGATGGAGCCCTCTGGATCTCCTGAAAGGCGCCTCACCTGGAATGCAATAGAGcagataaagtaaaaaaaaatattttaatcattaaaagtatatatatttaatatatttataaagcgCAAATGTCCACAGCAGGGCTGTACAGAGCAAATAATACATACAAGGCATTATAACAATTACATGACTTTTAATATTTACATCAATGTGAGACAAAATGAATGAGAGCCCTGCTTATAAAGATTATTTACATACATGATCAAACTTATGGGTTCCAACTGTATGTTTAATACGAGCATAGatggaaaaaatattatttgattCCCTTCTGTTACCACAATAATTAACTCTTTAAGTCCATATTGAAAATCATTTGTGTATCTATGATATAAAATGTTCGCTATATTGGGCCCTTCTAACTGGATTTAATGTTATGACCTCCATACCCCAATCaaacactgtgtgtgtatacatcaTCACCTCTTAGTACACACACAACCTACACAGAATTATTATTGTCAATGATTTGTAGTGCTGTGCAGAATTAAACATTATGGAAAGCAATATAGGACATTAAGGAAGATAAAGTTtcacagacatgtaaatgtgttaTAGGACATAGTATTTATAGCAAAGCATGAAGTTCTGATATAGACAGCACACCCCTGTTATGATCACGACCCCTCTCGTAACATCTTCTACACCCAGTCATTACATTTACTCCTCCTTCTAACAGCTTCGCTAACTCCCAAGTGCTCTCCTCCACAAGTGACGGCACAATACACACTCGTATTATTCACATCAAACTCTTTTTCCATCAGTTTGGAGCAGGGATTGTTGGTAGAAGCAGCTCTGGCACTGTCTTATGCTACAGACGTTTGTACCCGTTGCAGGCGGCCTTACCCTTCCTGCACTGCTTAAACCCTCATCCACTTCCTCCATTTAATGATAACCGCTTCCTACTGGACCTTCCTTGTTTACATGCTGTTATGTATTCCCTTACCATGACTTTATACTAGCAGATGTTTAGTATAAAGTTACATTTCTTAGCATGTACATAAAGCCATATAGGGAACATGGGACCTTCCCATACATTGGAGATTAAGGatgtcagatttatttattttataaatatggtGTTTTCTGATTTTCTTTACAGTATGTGGTGGTCTTTATGTAGTTTGGGGAATCCTGTACATAGGTTAGGAGGAACAATAAAGGCCAGTGATTACCAGCAAGAATACTTATGGTTTGGCCCGCCAGGCTTGACGGCCTATCATGAATACTTTTGACGACATGAATGTACTGTTGACAGCAGTGGTGTTGGTCAGGGTTGGTTGTGGCAGTATTGAATCAGCTAAGACTTATGCTTTGGAAATATTAATTTTTGACTATATAGCCTGAGTTTCTGCTTGCAATACTAGGGAATGGATTTAggcattattttaatgttttcttccttTGTCCTGTGTTTTGGCAGGTATCTGAGACAAGAATTCCCTGAGGAGTGGACATTGCCACGATTGGCTGTGGGTTTTAATGTTAGTACTGATGAAATAAAGAGAGTTCTAAAGTCGAAATTTATACCAACAGAGGTGCGGAAAATGAAACAGGATGCCTCTGTTTCCAGACTTCTAGGACACAGTTCTCCTGGCTCAAGAAATGATCAGTTACAGCTAGTGTCTCCTGCTAAAAATCCAGCACAACCGCTATTGCCATTTGGGTCGAATGAGAGGCAACTGCTGGTCAGCCAATCATCCCAACGTCTTCCTCCTCCAAAAACATCAGATTCTTCTCATTTAGCTTTGAGGTCAGGGAGTGCGCAAAAGAATGTGTCGCAATCACTAGTCAGAACACAAGAGTCACAGATCACCGTGTCAGGAATTGTCTCTGCTTCGTCCAATGTGAGTTTGACCACAAGCAGTAAGGCAGAACATGCCCAGATGGTACCTGTGAAAGAGGAGCAGATAGTGCTGAATGATAGATGGGATGGAGAAGTATTGGGTGATAATGAACTGGAAGAATTGGCAAACAGTGGGCTTCAAAACAGCATGAAAGTTGTACAGAAAGGGAGAGAGTTTTTTGACAGTGATGGGAATTTCCTTTATCGAATTTGACTTTCAGACATTGGACATTCGGGTGTACATAAAACTGCTGTAttaaatgcaaaattgacaaaggacttattttgtttatacttttagaAAGGCTAAAATAGTACCAACAATAAAAAAGACTTTATATTCTGCACTGCTTTACTATTTTCCATGAATTCATCACAGCTCTTTAACATGGGGGTGATGAGACCCTTTCTTGTTTTCCCTTTCCTGTCAGTTCTATATGTAATATGAGTGCAGCCACATCCACCAAATAGATAGGGCATTGTTACATGAATTCTCTTTTCTCAACTATTATAAGACAACCAACTCCTGCTCCCATACTGCATTCACTATTTTTGTCCTACCAGACTAGGAGGGTTCTGTTTCTTATGTCCTTAATAGCAATCTGTGGCTATTTTTTACTGTAGTGCTTAACTTGATCGGGATACAGACTGGTAATATGCAGTACCAGCTTATGTGGTAAAATGTGTGCTGATGTAATGTTTGTTGGCAATTACTAGGTTTGAAACTATTACCTGCAACGGGCATCATCAGACACCAAAAAGTAATCTTTGCCCAGCTCGCAAATTGGTGCTTACAAAATTGCTGGCTCCTAACTTTATAAAGACCTGTTTCTGCTGCTTTCCTATCATCCTCCATTGTGCAACCTTCTTTGTCCTGTTTCAGCCACTTCAATGTCCTTCTGTTTATTAGGTTGATTAAAGCTTCTAAAAGTCACCATGAATATTAAAGGCTGAGAAGAGCGTCTGAAATAAGGTTACATTTTTAGTATATTGTTTTTTCTCTTAAATGACTGATAAAGTAATTTAGATATTGAAGAGTAAATACCAGTGGTTGAAGAATGGTCTATGGTGTGTTGCAATCAAAGTGAAAGGACCTCAGAATAGTGTGTAAAAGGACTACTGCCAATACTGATTATAAACACTGGAAGGTCCTAGGACCCATTGTGATTCAGAGTCCATACCATGAGCATTATCACAGTTATCTTTTGGTCACTATTCTATGGTCGGTTCACACAGCATTTACCTTCCACTGAATGTAGGGCAGTGCCCACTGGTGACTGTACAATTTTCTTAGTACAAAGTCTCACATGCCTTTCAGATTTGtgaaaaggtatttttttacaaAGTGCTCGGTGCACTGTGCACGTATTTTAAcaaacacagggcctgattccaAATAAATGAggaacttttcaccttggcaaaaccataatgCATAGGTAAATTAAAGATGTttggacatatttataattggggtagggcatgtcctagatcaacttcaaatgttggtgtaaaaataaagttatcaaatatttgtatgcatattatatatttgaCATCGTAATCCATTACTTTTATCATATTCTCTGCACTCGCACACTCtctggagtatatttactaaactgcaggtttaaaaaaagtggatatgttgcctatagcaaccaatcagattctagctgtcattatgtagaatgtactaaagaaatgataactagaatctgattggttgctataggcaacatctccactttttcaaacccgcagtttagtaaatctagccctcagagtgATTAAAATGACAATTCCTTAGTAGATGCTGAAATTATAAGACTGGATTAATAGTCAGATTCCCAATATACCTAGTAGTTTACCACACtacagctgggtacacgctactgtcaaggccaaaagttttgagaatgacaaaagaattggttttcacaaagtttgctgcttcagtgtttttagacctttttgtcagctgttgctatgatatactgaagtaaaattacaagctttacataagtgtcagaggcttttattggcaattacattaagtttatgcaaagaatcaatatttgcagtgttgacccttctttttaaagacctctgcaattcgccctggcatgttgtcaatcaactattgggccacatactgactgatggacgcccattcttgcctaatcaatgcccgCCTCTTGAGGATGGACCACAAGGTCTCAATGGgactaaggtctggggagtttcctggccatggacacaaaatttcaatcatcatcatcatttatttatatagcacacacacacggacagacacacacaccagggtcaatttgttagcagccaattaacttaccagtatgtttttggagtgtgggaggaaaccgaaacacccggaggaaatccacgcaaacacgtggagaacatagaaactccttacagataaggccatggtcaggaattgaactcatgactccatgaAGTCCATCACCATTGGAAAACAGTGAACACTTACATTATGAACAACTGTGGCAccggtgttttttttttttttataattagtgTTCTATATGCTTTATGTTTGCCCTATTTAAGTTAAAATATTCGTTTTGCACAGCAGAGATGAGTCTCATACCCCTGTAGACACAAAACAATGTTTGCCCTCAATTCTCATATTTGTTTAGCTTTCCCATCTTCAACCCATCTCTGATAGGCAGAGATGGGTTCCATATCCTGACAGCATATAGGCCAAAAGCAGCGCTTATACATATCTACTGTATTTTGTACTGTATATCTTGTTTGTGTGGTTTTTAATATGTGTAGTTTctagtttaattaaaaaaaaaagtttttttcagactaccatatatactcgtgtataggccgagtttttcagcatatatttgtatgctgaaaaaggccacccggcttatacacgggtgaacttacctggtgtccggtccctcggctgttaacttctgcattggaacgcatatgcgttccaacaacaggaagttcggcatttggaacgcaaacttgcgttccaaatgccgaacttcctgttgttggagcgcacgtgcgttccactgtggggtAAGTAAAAAAATCTCTATATAAAATGTGTCTTCGATCTTTCTTTCTCCGCATTCTATTCACGCACAGCGTAACGGTACGGAGGGTTTTGATCATACAGGACCAGAACTGGGGGACACTGAAAAGTTTACATGGTTATGCAGTACAAAAAAATGTTTCCGTTAAATCCATTATGTGAGATGACAAGTTGGGGGGTACAAACTAGCACAAAGATATATAGATCAAAACGTTTTATAAGCTTGcatcataaaacatatataaagaacaatcattatctttttattaaataCCACATAAGTTACATATTAATAGAGGAACGGTTCACATTACTTTAACCGCCTGTATTTACACCTTTCCTTTGgggttaaacatatataaaaataagttccaatacagatgtaaattaaaatgaaatttcaGTAAAAGCAAAACTGACACCTGTGAAAACTACTTCATTTTACAACTCTCATATATACAGGGATGCCACCTGTCAAAActgtacttttcatttttttacaaacccatcaatttacatcacaaaagagcaccctagggtattgcctacattatct
This genomic interval carries:
- the LOC142151801 gene encoding 52 kDa repressor of the inhibitor of the protein kinase-like, which produces MKRSQQTMDLFIAKKRVEDKDLFKVEKDSELSVEYPEDCFQACDSMQKNDIGNYIESISTIDDHLKCELLERPWKPSLGFKLPFSTHNKKGKQEKRFLNQSHLDSFPWLIYSDAKKGVFCKYCALFFTATMGGSHKHVTLQKLVKKPLTVFAKLLGKDGDLCTHEKRQYHRNSVQAAKDFLNTHCAPERNVMNRISSQRLQQIQENRQRLKPIVETILFLGRQNIPLRGHRDDGELCKEADTEPLMNEGNFRELLQFKDNSGGTALANHLENTHSNAAYISENTQNQLTECCAEEIRRVILERVKESKYYCVIFDETTDISHSSQLSLCLSYVYKNQRHEDFIAFENVHESCFKDSSPSFEPKVSGKVLGQLVIRQIKKLNLDLMNCVGIGTDGCSLMISEQLGAVAEIQKEAKYATRCPCFNDTINLSMSKTSKVQSIRNCIGIIKEVAHFFNASPQRNHVLLNVVNAQLKDMCETHWVERSECLIQFLDQIEKIVEALEYISQWTEPASSFKAQALLSALQNIEFVVALHCQLAIFTLCLPLSRLFQKKTVDLTGAAALVTDLLSVLNKQRVNCNEEFSSIFSKASQVLSKPDVAIELPRITKKNQMHRANIPVSTPEDYYRQAIYIPLLDSVTCDLQSRFSVETLSSCDLTCLLPRNILLLNNEALTLKVKTFCSTYGNLISTNPSLEWALLSEVHLWKEKWIQSGDSITLPESVEEALQACDEDVYLLVNSFLKILLTLPISVSSDERSFSSRRLKMWLRNQMGQERLTGLALLHIHREIKVDLDRVIDRFANSGN
- the NGRN gene encoding neugrin, whose amino-acid sequence is MAASLLSSVRGLRLFCGSQSSLLGCRGLRARTPVTPYPGDDTDVESDVELDMTEDQAIQSALKRRQKAILLKRMKREMEPSGSPERRLTWNAIEQIKYLRQEFPEEWTLPRLAVGFNVSTDEIKRVLKSKFIPTEVRKMKQDASVSRLLGHSSPGSRNDQLQLVSPAKNPAQPLLPFGSNERQLLVSQSSQRLPPPKTSDSSHLALRSGSAQKNVSQSLVRTQESQITVSGIVSASSNVSLTTSSKAEHAQMVPVKEEQIVLNDRWDGEVLGDNELEELANSGLQNSMKVVQKGREFFDSDGNFLYRI